A single window of Amphiura filiformis chromosome 17, Afil_fr2py, whole genome shotgun sequence DNA harbors:
- the LOC140137591 gene encoding uncharacterized protein: protein MRYFTSFKCTYCTKHISSFEYFKRHKTRHKRRYSGISYAAISKSLCHSSRSVFKKKYARGRVDIPQSLQNCCSKNSQYLKIHQRSQHFQCSDCKKYITQKDLRIHQKSEHVGCVYCNMRLTKSDLKLHLKSEHLCVYCCKFFKKEDLKLHLMSEHNACVYCKKLFTKVDLKSHVECEHLCIYCKKLKRDLKLHLKSKHLCDYCQKHFTKEDLKLHLKSEHLCIYCKKFFRKEDLKLNLKCEHLCIYCKKFFTTEDLKLHLKSEHVVHVVCIYCKKFFTTEDLKLHLKSEHVVHVVCIYCKKSFTKEDLKLHLKSEHLCIYCKKFFTKEDLKLHIKCEHLCIYCKKFFTKEDLKLHLKSEHVVCIYCKKSFTKEDLKLHLKSKHLCIYCKTFFTTEDLKLHKITVHFRTCKYPYCNTVVGSEEALSEHIKCMHSCTHCSLGILLKDFRSQMPGSEIYKCSFCQRRSEMKEQYGGHVNNLHKCFYCKVGYQDLTQHLTRSHFCDICQKHVGDLKVHKSSIETCTHCSLSIKHSDLFNHLFDSHLTKCSICQTFVIGDISLHQKSVHSKNACTEKHFAIGAACTYCKKYCTEEDLKLHLESEHLCPYCKMHFTKEDLKLHKNSEHLCMHCNKYFTKTELTFHLKSEHLCSHCQKYFAQEDLKIHLQSERVLCEHCEKYFTLEELQIHRKSEHALKGMTGHLKSEHLKACPCCKKYFTKEDINIHLQSDHVLCQYCKKYFTKEEITLHQKSEHFCGSCQKYFTQEFLKIHLQSEHVACEYCGKYFTPDDHKLHLEAEHLCDHCQKYFAQEDLKIHQQSEHVLCEHCEKYFTQEDHELHLKSEHLCDHCQKYFAQEDLKIHQQSEHVLCEYCGKYFTQEDHKLHLKSEHLCDHCQKYFAQEDLKIHQQSEHVLCEYCGKYFTCEDFKLHQKSEHFCDRCQKYFSQELIIHLQSEHVLCEYCGKCLTNEDFTLHLKSEHCLKSLTNKDLNIQMQYPEYVVSKHSTKYFEKEGMAHHLKSEHVLCEYCKKCFTKEDMALHLKSEHVLCEYCKKCFTKEDMALHLKSEHELCEYCKKCFTKEDMALHLKSEHVLCEYCKKCFTKEDMALHLKSEHVLCEYCKKCFTKEDMALHLKSEHVLCEYCKKCFTKEDMALHLKSEHELCEYCKKCFTKESMALHLKSEHDYVLCEYCKKCFPKDDMVLHIKSEHVVVCEYCKKCFTKESMALHLKYEHVLCEYCKKCFTKEHMALHLKSAHVFCEYCKKRFTKEDMALHLKSEHVLCEYCKKCFTKEDMALHLKSEHLCDFCQKFFTQEDLKIHLQSEHVLCNYCNKYFTQEDITVHFKSEHVKVYPCCKKLFTKEGLKIHLQSDHVVCQYCKIYFTKEEITLHLKIQHLHECCYCKTYFTKEDLKMHMQSKHVLCGYCKKDFTKEDLTLHLKSEHLCDRCEIYFTQEDLKIHLQSEHVVCEHCRKYFTQKDLKAHHKYGHCQKSSINKDLRIQFIQYPDPEYVVCKHCKKNFTKQDIILHMHSVHEKCKYCKRYITNEDMTTHVKSNHLCDFCQKYFTNQDLKIHMQSAHGFRKGKRSGVCEQTYHECRCPYCSIWFDSEPSMAEHVKDIHTCWYCGPGFKYKDLQSHLASEHYCSVCHKYYRISSFKNHSCIKE from the coding sequence ctcaaacttcatctcaTGTCTGAGCATAATGCATGTGTGTATTGtaagaagcttttcacaaaggtAGATCTCAAAAGTCATGTTGAATGTGagcatttatgtatttattgtaaGAAGCTCAAAAgagatctcaaacttcatctcaAATCTAAACATTTATGTGATTATTGCCAGAAGCATTTCACAAAGGAAGATCTCAAACTTCACCTCAAATCTGaacatttatgtatttattgcaaGAAGTTCTTCAGAAAGGAAGATCTCAAACTTAATCTCAAATGTGaacatttatgtatttattgcaaGAAGTTCTTCACAACggaagatctcaaacttcatctcaaatctgagcatgttgtacatgttgtatgtatTTATTGCAAGAAGTTCTTCACAACggaagatctcaaacttcatctcaaatctgagcatgttgtacatgttgtatgtatctattgCAAGAAGTCCTTCACAAAGGAAGATCTCAAACTTCACCTCAAATCTGaacatttatgtatttattgcaaGAAGTTCTTCACAAAggaagatctcaaacttcataTCAAATGTGAACATTTGTGTATTTATTGCAAGAAATTCTTCACAAAggaagatctcaaacttcatctcaAATCTGAGCATGTTGTATGTATTTATTGCAAGAAGTCCTTCACAAAGGAAGATCTCAAACTTCACCTCAAGTCGAAGCATTTATGTATATATTGCAAGACGTTTTTCACTACTGAAGATCTGAAACTTCACAAGATTACTGTACATTTTCGTACATGCAAATATCCATACTGTAACACTGTCGTTGGTTCAGAAGAAGCTTTGTCCGAGCATATAAAGTGCATGCACAGTTGCACACATTGTAGCCTAGGTATTCTATTAAAGGATTTCCGAAGTCAGATGCCAGGGAGTGAGATATACAAGTGTAGCTTTTGTCAAAGAAGATCTGAAATGAAAGAGCAATATGGGGGTCACGTAAATAATTTACACAAGTGCTTTTACTGCAAAGTGGGTTATCAAGATTTAACACAGCATCTGACTCGATCACATTTTTGTGATATCTGTCAGAAACATGTCGGTGATCTCAAAGTTCACAAGAGTTCAATAGAGACCTGTACCCATTGCTCTTTATCTATAAAACACAGTGATCTTTTCAACCACTTGTTTGATTCACATTTAACAAAATGCAGTATTTGTCAGACATTTGTCATTGGTGATATAAGTTTGCACCAAAAGTCTGTTCACTCGAAAAACGCATGCACTGAAAAACATTTTGCAATAGGTGCAGCATGCACCTATTGCAAAAAGTATTGCACAGAGGAAGACCTCAAACTACATCTTGAGTCGGAACATTTGTGTCCGTATTGCAAAATGCATTTTACAAAAGAGGATCTTAAACTTCATAAGAATTCTGAGCATCTGTGTATGCATtgcaacaaatatttcacaaaaacGGAACTCACatttcatctcaagtctgagcatttatgtagCCACTGTCAGAAATATTTCGCACAAGAAGATCTCAAAATTCATCTGCAGTCCGAACGTGTACTCTGTGAACATTGCGAGAAATATTTCACACTAGAAGAACTCCAAATTCATCGGAAGTCAGAGCATGCACTAAAAGGCATGACTGGCCATCTCAAATCAGAGCATTTAAAGGCATGTCCTTGTTGCAAGAAGTATTTCACAAAGGAAGATATAAACATTCATCTGCAGTCAGACCATGTACTATGTCAgtattgcaaaaaatatttcacaaaagaagAAATTACACTTCACCAAAAGTCTGAGCATTTCTGTGGCTCCTGCCAGAAATATTTCACACAGGAATTTCTCAAAATTCATCTACAGTCCGAACATGTAGCGTGTGAGTATTGCGGGAAGTATTTCACTCCAGATGATCACAAACTCCATCTAGAGGCTGAGCATTTATGTGACCACTGCCAAAAATATTTCGCACAAGAGGATCTCAAAATCCATCAACAGTCCGAACATGTACTCTGTGAACATTGCGAGAAATATTTCACACAAGAAGATCACGAACTCCATCtaaagtctgagcatttatgtgaccACTGCCAAAAATATTTCGCACAAGAGGATCTCAAAATCCATCAACAGTCCGAACATGTACTATGTGAGTATTGCGGGAAGTATTTTACACAAGAAGATCACAAACTCCATCtgaagtctgagcatttatgtgaccACTGCCAAAAATATTTCGCACAAGAGGATCTCAAAATCCATCAACAGTCCGAACATGTACTATGTGAGTATTGCGGGAAGTATTTCACATGTGAGGatttcaaacttcatcaaaaGTCTGAGCATTTCTGTGACCGCTGCCAGAAATATTTCTCACAGGAACTCATAATTCATCTTCAGTCTGAACATGTACTATGTGAGTATTGTGGAAAGTGTTTGACAAATGAGGATTTCACACTTCATTTAAAGTCTGAGCATTGCCTGAAGTCATTGACAAACAAAGATCTCAACATTCAAATGCAGTACCCTGAATATGTAGTATCTAAGCATTCCACGAAATATTTCGAGAAAGAAGGCATGGCAcatcatctcaagtctgagcatgtactttgtgaatattgcaagaaatgtttcacaaaagaagatatggcacttcatctcaagtctgagcatgtactttgtgaatattgcaagaaatgtttCACAAAAGAAGATATGGCACTTCATCTCAAATCTGAGCATGAACTATGTGaatattgcaagaaatgtttcacaaaagaagacatggcacttcatctcaagtctgagcatgtactttgtgaatattgcaagaaatgtttcacaaaagaagatatggcacttcatctcaagtctgagcatgtactttgtgaatattgcaagaaatgtttcacaaaagaagatatggcacttcatctcaagtctgagcatgtactttgtgaatattgcaagaaatgtttCACAAAAGAAGATATGGCACTTCATCTCAAATCTGAGCATGAACTATGTGaatattgcaagaaatgtttCACAAAAGAAAGCATGGcacttcatctcaagtctgagcatgaCTATGTACTATGTGAGTATTGCAAGAAATGTTTCCCAAAAGATGACATGGTACTTCATATCAAGTCTGAGCATGTAGTAGTTTGTGaatattgcaagaaatgtttCACAAAAGAAAGCATGGCACTTCATCTCAAGTATgagcatgtactttgtgaatattgcaagaaatgtttCACAAAAGAACACATGGCACTTCATCTCAAGTCTGCGCATGTATTTTGTGAATATTGCAAGAAACGTTTCACAAAAGAAGACATGGcacttcatctcaagtctgagcatgtACTATGTGaatattgcaagaaatgtttcacaaaagaagacatggcacttcatctcaagtctgagcatttatgtgattTTTGCCAGAAATTTTTCACACAGGAAGATCTCAAGATTCATCTGCAGTCAGAGCATGTACTATGTAATTATTGCAACAAGTACTTCACACAAGAAGACATCACTGTCCATTTCAAATCAGAGCATGTAAAGGTATATCCTTGTTGcaagaagcttttcacaaaggaAGGTCTAAAAATTCATCTGCAGTCAGACCATGTAGTATGCCAGTATTGCAAGATATATTTCACAAAAGAGGAAATTACACTTCATCTCAAGATTCAGCATTTACATGAATGTTGCTATTGCAAAACATATTTCACGAAGGAGGATCTAAAAATGCATATGCAGTCCAAGCATGTACTTTGTGGATATTGCAAGAAAGATTTCACAAAAGAAGATTTGAcacttcatctcaagtctgagcatttatgtgaccGCTGCGAAATATATTTCACACAGGAAGATCTCAAAATTCATCTACAATCCGAACATGTAGTGTGTGAGCATTGCAGGAAGTATTTCACACAAAAAGATCTCAAAGCTCATCACAAGTATGGGCATTGCCAGAAGTCATCCATAAACAAAGATCTCAGAATTCAATTTATACAGTACCCTGACCCTGAATATGTAGTATGTAAGCATTGCAAGAAAAATTTCACAAAACAAGACATCATTCTTCATATGCATTCTGTGCatgaaaaatgtaaatattgcaagagATATATTACAAACGAAGATATGACAACTCATGTCAAGTCTAACCATTTATGTGATTTCTGccagaaatatttcacaaatcaAGATCTCAAGATTCATATGCAGTCTGCACATGGATTTCGCAAGGGAAAAAGATCTGGGGTCTGTGAACAGACTTACCATGAATGTAGGTGCCCATACTGCAGCATCTGGTTCGATTCAGAACCAAGTATGGCTGAGCATGTCAAGGACATTCACACCTGCTGGTATTGTGGCCCAGGTTTTAAATACAAAGATTTACAAAGTCATCTCGCCTCGGAACACTATTGCAGTGTTTGCCATAAATATTACAGAATCAGTAGCTTTAAGAACCATTCATGTATTAAAGAGTAA
- the LOC140137593 gene encoding carbohydrate sulfotransferase 15-like, translated as MEYYLNRIWLSTLTDIMDPRCRAYTVTAVALIVLLCTIITSLLNQTDYVTYKFQSSFRMGPPRPLSKTANYQSVIVAAESSTSDDFGSSEETILDDVIDLSDGIVRNHTDHTDAVLTCPERRPVVYNRNGRRNIPQELQNMAPTVLDTVPVHFMEELRNPCWKDKDGMKCLPAFFLAGLPKCGTTDLWDKISSHPNIVKSNKEKNWWTRGHLTRSALNSYCKKYPSSSTISKHGKGSRQKMEKYMILGDGSASTFWDNNKWRNYFNDCKHEGPPYVMADVIHAVLPDSKILVMMRNPTDRLFSSYIYFGYKKAANKHQIRTAESFHIEVVKAIKEFTKCVEYASLRTCAYPSKTRSFGSKGMSVRLFIGLYSVFVRDWLKVFARDQLMVIRLEDWHDGCTEILPKVFSFLELDSLTQQEISKTCSQTKSNPTKRYNGSMLNETRKILDEFYLSTKQELAAILDDDRFLWKRS; from the exons GATCCCCGTTGCCGAGCGTATACCGTTACAGCGGTTGCACTGATTGTTCTCCTCTGTACAATAATCACAAGCTTGCTAAATCAGACAGACTATGTAACGTACAAATTTCAATCGTCGTTTCGTATGGGTCCTCCTCGTCCATTATCAAAAACAGCCAATTATCAAAGCGTGATTGTTGCTGCCGAAAGCAGCACTTCTGACGACTTTGGATCGTCAGAAGAGACCATATTGGATGATGTGATAGATTTGAGTGATGGAATCGTCCGAAAccacactgatcatactgatGCTGTTCTGACATGCCCTGAAAGAAGACCTGTTGTATATAACCGTAATGGACGACGAAATATACCACAAGAGCTACAAAATATGGCACCAACA GTGCTTGACACAGTTCCCGTGCACTTTATGGAAGAATTACGCAATCCTTGCTGGAAAGATAAAGATGGCATGAAGTGTTTACCAGCATTCTTTTTGGCAGGGTTACCAAAATGTGGAACTACGGATCTATGGGATAAGATTTCTTCACATCCTAATATAGTAAAGTCGAACAAGGAGAAAAATTGGTGGACACGTGGGC ATCTCACACGCTCAGCATTGAATTCGTATTGTAAAAAATATCCCAGTAGCAGTACTATTTCCAAGCATGGAAAAGGTAGTCGTCAAAAGATGGAAAAATATATGATACTTG GTGATGGATCCGCAAGTACATTTTGGGATAATAATAAATGGCGAAACTATTTCAATGATTGTAAACATGAAGGGCCACCTTACGTCATGGCTGACGTCATACACGCAGTCTTGCCTGATTCTAAAATCTTGGTGATGATGCGAAATCCAACAGACCG GCTTTTTTCTAGTTACATATATTTCGGATACAAGAAAGCTGCAAATAAACACCAGATACGAACAGCAGAATCATTTCACATTGAGGTGGTCAAAGCAATAAAGGAGTTTACAAAGTGTGTTGAATATGCATCACTCAGAACGTGCGCGTACCCCTCAAAAACGCGTTCTTTTGGTTCCAAAGGGATGTCAGTG AGGTTATTTATAGGCTTATATTCTGTCTTCGTACGTGATTGGTTGAAAGTATTTGCACGTGATCAATTAATGGTCATTCGGCTAGAAGATTGGCACGACGGGTGTACTGAAATTCTTCCTAAAGTGTTCAGTTTTTTAGAATTAG ATTCTCTAACGCAGCAGGAGATATCAAAAACATGTTCACAAACAAAAAGTAATCCAACTAAGCGTTATAACGGTTCGATGTTGAATGAAACGCGCAAAATTTTGGATGAATTCTATCTCAGCACAAAACAAGAACTTGCTGCAATTTTGGATGATGATAGATTTCTATGGAAACGTAGTTGA